One genomic window of Terriglobales bacterium includes the following:
- a CDS encoding ABC transporter permease, with the protein MQGPMLMTETLRVAYDTFLTNKVRFALTALGMVIGTASLILVTTIGLTGKQYILGQIQAIGANMIYAYQEGGGAGVTSTAAPDPLTVDDMLAVQNQVPGIQAASPMTEMRDRITVRGGKEREILVLGVSPDYKQVRNLVVLAGRFFDEDDTRARAKVAVVTQEFAKRMFGSEDAAVGQTVKVTNLPFVIIGVFKERVETFGQSELASDTVVIPYTVARYFSGTDAVRQIFFSTADAGDVPRATEQIKQILQSRHRAESVYRVENLTQLLQVADQTAQALTLVLLLVATVTLIVGGVGIMNIMFVTVRSRTREIGIRKAIGATNRAIRWQFLTEAIIISAAGGVIGTIVGLALPLSVRFFTAYRIPISGLSAIIAIVVSSLVGIIFGTVPATRAAQLDPVEALRYE; encoded by the coding sequence ATGCAAGGCCCCATGCTCATGACCGAGACCCTCCGGGTCGCCTACGACACCTTCCTCACCAACAAGGTGCGTTTCGCGCTCACCGCGCTCGGCATGGTCATCGGCACCGCCTCGCTCATCCTCGTCACCACCATCGGCCTGACCGGCAAGCAGTACATCCTCGGCCAGATCCAGGCCATCGGCGCCAACATGATCTACGCCTACCAGGAGGGCGGCGGCGCCGGCGTCACCTCCACCGCCGCTCCCGACCCGCTCACCGTCGACGACATGCTCGCCGTCCAGAACCAGGTCCCCGGCATCCAGGCCGCCTCGCCCATGACCGAGATGCGCGACCGCATCACCGTCCGCGGCGGCAAGGAGCGCGAGATCCTCGTGCTCGGCGTCTCCCCCGACTACAAGCAAGTCCGCAACCTCGTCGTGCTCGCCGGACGCTTCTTCGATGAAGACGACACCCGCGCCCGCGCCAAGGTCGCCGTCGTCACCCAGGAGTTCGCCAAGCGCATGTTCGGCTCCGAAGACGCCGCCGTCGGCCAAACGGTGAAGGTCACCAACCTCCCCTTCGTCATCATCGGCGTCTTCAAGGAGCGCGTGGAGACCTTCGGCCAGTCCGAGCTCGCCTCCGACACCGTCGTCATCCCCTACACCGTCGCGCGCTACTTCTCCGGCACCGACGCCGTACGCCAGATCTTCTTCTCCACCGCCGACGCCGGCGACGTCCCCCGCGCCACCGAGCAGATCAAGCAGATCCTCCAGTCCCGCCACCGCGCCGAGTCCGTCTACCGCGTCGAGAACCTCACCCAGCTCCTCCAGGTCGCGGACCAGACCGCGCAGGCCCTCACGCTGGTCCTGCTGCTGGTCGCCACCGTCACGCTCATCGTCGGCGGCGTCGGTATCATGAACATCATGTTCGTCACCGTGCGCTCCCGCACCCGCGAGATCGGCATCCGCAAGGCCATCGGCGCCACCAACCGCGCCATCCGCTGGCAGTTCCTCACCGAGGCCATCATCATCTCCGCCGCCGGCGGCGTCATCGGCACCATCGTCGGACTCGCCCTCCCGCTCTCCGTCCGCTTCTTCACCGCCTACCGCATCCCCATCTCCGGACTCTCCGCCATCATCGCCATCGTGGTGTCGTCCTTGGTCGGCATCATCTTCGGCACCGTCCCCGCCACCCGCGCCGCCCAGCTCGACCCCGTCGAAGCCCTGCGCTACGAGTAG